Proteins co-encoded in one Nicotiana sylvestris chromosome 7, ASM39365v2, whole genome shotgun sequence genomic window:
- the LOC104220720 gene encoding non-specific phospholipase C1, giving the protein MRHRKMLFPATRLTLFFLVYLLLSPSLSSSFPFHKRKHHKIDGPIKTLVVLVMENRSFDHILGWLHKTRPDIDGLNGSEFNRVNASDPSSPKIFVSDDAVFVDSDPGHSIQAIREQIFGSNDSSANPAPMNGFVQQALNMGVPDMEKTVMSGFKPELLPVYRELANEFGVFDRWFASVPASTQPNRFYVHSATSHGASSNVRKDLIHGFPQKTIFDSLDENGLSFGIYYQNIPATFFFKSLRKLKHIFKFHDYALKFKLHAKLGKLPNYVVIEQRYFDIKLDPANDDHPSHDVALGQKFVKEVYETLRASPQWKEMALLITYDEHGGFFDHVPTPVSGVPNPDGIIGPPPYYFRFDRLGVRVPAFLISPWIDKGTVIHETNGPTPSSQFEHSSIPATVKKLFNLKSSFLTKRDAWAGSFENYFRMRKTPRDDCPEKLPEVKTNLRPWGPREDVKLSEFQIEMIQLASQLNGDHVLKSYPDIGRNMNVGEANRYVEDAVNRFLEAGRAALRAGANESAIVTMKPALTSRASEGGFNKYLEAY; this is encoded by the exons ATGCGTCATCGGAAAATGCTTTTCCCGGCGACCCGCTTAACTTTATTCTTCTTAGTTTACCTCCTTTTATCCCCTTCCCTTTCCTCTTCCTTCCCCTTTCACAAGCGCAAGCATCACAAAATCGATGGACCCATCAAGACCCTTGTCGTTCTGGTCATGGAAAACCGCTCCTTTGATCACATCCTAGGTTGGCTTCACAAGACCCGACCCGATATCGACGGCCTGAACGGCTCTGAGTTTAACCGGGTCAATGCCTCCGACCCTTCTTCCCCGAAAATCTTTGTCTCCGATGATGCTGTCTTCGTTGACTCCGACCCGGGTCACTCCATTCAAGCTATTCGAGAGCAGATATTCGGGTCCAATGATTCTTCTGCTAACCCGGCTCCCATGAACGGGTTCGTGCAGCAGGCTCTCAATATGGGCGTCCCTGATATGGAGAAAACCGTGATGAGCGGGTTTAAACCGGAGTTGTTACCGGTTTACAGGGAGTTAGCGAATGAGTTCGGGGTGTTCGACCGGTGGTTCGCGTCGGTTCCGGCTTCAACTCAGCCGAACCGGTTTTATGTTCACTCGGCAACTTCTCACGGAGCTTCCAGCAATGTCCGCAAAGATTTAATCCATGGGTTCCCTCAAAAGACCATCTTCGATTCTTTAGACGAAAATGGCCTCTCTTTTGGAATTTATTACCAAAACATCCCAGCTACGTTTTTTTTCAAGTCACTGAGAAAACTCAAACACATTTTTAAGTTTCATGATTATGCATTGAAGTTCAAACTCCACGCTAAACTTGGGAAGCTACCAAATTACGTGGTGATTGAGCAGAGATACTTTGATATTAAACTTGACCCGGCTAATGATGACCATCCATCCCACGATGTAGCACTTGGACAGAAATTTGTGAAGGAGGTTTATGAGACTCTGAGGGCGAGTCCACAGTGGAAAGAAATGGCACTGTTGATTACGTATGATGAACATGGCGGGTTCTTTGATCATGTACCAACTCCGGTATCTGGGGTGCCTAATCCTGATGGGATTATAGGGCCTCCTCCATATTACTTCAGATTTGACCGCTTGGGTGTGCGTGTCCCTGCTTTCTTGATTTCCCCATGGATTGACAAAGGCACTG TGATCCATGAAACAAACGGTCCAACCCCATCTTCACAATTTGAGCACTCTTCCATACCAGCAACTGTGAAAAAACTTTTTAATCTGAAGTCGAGTTTCTTAACCAAACGAGATGCATGGGCTGGGAGCTTTGAGAACTATTTCCGCATGCGTAAGACTCCCCGTGATGATTGTCCAG AGAAACTTCCTGAGGTGAAGACAAATCTAAGACCATGGGGACCAAGAGAAGATGTAAAACTCTCTGAATTTCAAATAGAAATGATCCAGCTTGCGTCACAGCTTAATGGTGATCATGTGCTCAAAAGCTACCCTGATATTGGACGGAACATGAATGTTGGTGAAGCTAATCGATACGTAGAGGATGCAGTCAATAGGTTCTTGGAAGCTGGAAGGGCTGCTCTAAGAGCTGGAGCAAATGAGTCTGCCATTGTTACAATGAAACCAGCCCTCACTAGCCGAGCATCAGAGGGAGGATTCAACAAGTACCTGGAAGCCTACTAA